One Sphaeramia orbicularis chromosome 21, fSphaOr1.1, whole genome shotgun sequence DNA window includes the following coding sequences:
- the LOC115412458 gene encoding integral membrane protein 2B isoform X1 produces the protein MVKLSFNSALAQKDVKKDAETLIPEEDTDAEAAVPVVHHQSRAWCWCMCLGLALMLSGVVVGGAYLYRYYSDRASTSELNSYLDQDQVFFCGVNYREEDFMISEEPEVELDLPNQFQLRQLEERIRVLEREQVELINVPVPEFDDGDPADIVHDFQRSLTAYLDLSLNKCYVIPLNTSIVMPPKDLLELVINVKAGTYLPQSYLVHEEMVVTERLEHVDQLGYFIYNLCRGKETFKLQRRDRILGMQKREAMNCRKIRHFSSAQVVETLICEP, from the exons GATGCTGAGGCAGCAGTGCCGGTGGTGCATCACCAGTCCCGGGCCTGGTGTTGGTGCATGTGCCTGGGATTGGCCCTCATGTTGTCTGGAGTGGTGGTGGGAGGAGCCTATCTGTACCGCTACTACAGCGACAGGGCAAGTACTTCTGAACTAAACTCG tacctggaccaggaccaggtcttcTTCTGTGGGGTGAATTACCGCGAGGAGGACTTCATGATTTCAGAGGAGCCGGAG GTTGAGCTGGACCTGCCAAACCAGTTCCAGCTCCGGCAGCTGGAGGAGAGAATCCGAGTGCTGGAGAGGGAGCAGGTGGAGCTGATCAACGTCCCAGTGCCCGAGTTCGATGACGGAGACCCCGCAGACATCGTCCACGACTTCCAGAGG AGTCTGACCGCCTACCTGGATCTGAGTCTGAATAAGTGCTACGTCATCCCACTCAACACCTCCATCGTCATGCCTCCCAAAGACCTCCTGGAGCTGGTGATCAATGTCAAG GCTGGAACCTACCTGCCCCAGTCCTACCTGGTCCATGAGGAGATGGTGGTGACCGAGCGCCTGGAACACGTCGACCAGCTCGGATACTTCATCTACAACCTGTGCCGCGGCAAAGAGACCTTCAAGCTGCAGCGCAGAGACAGGATTCTGG ggaTGCAGAAGCGCGAGGCCATGAACTGCCGCAAGATCCGTCACTTCAGCAGCGCCCAGGTGGTGGAGACGCTCATCTGCGAGCCCTAG